A single window of Bombus pascuorum chromosome 1, iyBomPasc1.1, whole genome shotgun sequence DNA harbors:
- the LOC132907992 gene encoding male-enhanced antigen 1, protein MSPDPTQEPIEESLNIPNLPLDRGTNASDSEDDDIGMAGYVPLSQIPADSDPILYEDEDDEWITSAAETNQTLRSPILESQNDCMSETIEVWSSPHNRSNIDMDADKINQVKSMMASFTLPVTAIPEWAKAISEEQWKEQLIGRIKEMQNREK, encoded by the exons ATGTCTCCTGACCCTACACAAGAACCCATCGAGGAATCATTAAATATACCAAATTTACCTCTTGATAGAGGAACGAATGCATCGGATAGTGAAGATGATGATATAGGAATGGCAGGATATGTACCACTATCTCAGATTCCTGCTGACAGTGATCCGATATTGTATGAAGACGAA GATGATGAATGGATAACTAGCGCAGCTGAAACTAATCAAACACTGAGATCCCCAATATTAGAATCACAGAAC GACTGTATGTCAGAAACAATAGAAGTTTGGTCATCTCCTCACAATCGGTCTAATATAGATATGGATGCAGATAAAATCAATCAAGTGAAATCTATGATGGCATCTTTTACTTTACCAGTTACAGCAATTCCAGAGTGGGCAAAAGCTATATCAGAAGAACAATGGAAGGAGCAACTTATTGGACGTATTAAAGAAATGCAAAAtagggaaaaataa